One genomic region from Diachasmimorpha longicaudata isolate KC_UGA_2023 chromosome 18, iyDiaLong2, whole genome shotgun sequence encodes:
- the LOC135170878 gene encoding uncharacterized protein LOC135170878 produces MNLIILFLLLISNYSHANTYYNVQQLQNSSGIFYDKLGLARLSNSKLTLLTHLNITHLQNAHSVAHNNYDRIVRICNTKTIQFPNITFDHCSQPLKNIQKEIEEIDRKSEILDQLVNYKPGRFSRGLIDGGSYALNWLFGVPDADDAQYYIDSINSLVNNNKQTQTLFKTQIQIITSTIKNFNNSLTSLREQEQIMNTNIQKINQYFTNNNKRINYLELMIIISSHISALSSLVAHLLSKYTEYIDALNLGKHNILSPTIVTPRNLVHEMKRYKGEYDLLLNLDHDDITTLYNLAKVQIIFDKDMIIFAIHFPLVQKNIYDFYHLIPLPIQHQNSSYFSFINPKNKYLLMAQSMTQYSYVQDLSDCIEYLHERYVCIRIHATQTTERTSCEVQLLSPHITQLPRDCDTSTIKAVIETWKYVRNNQWIYVLQRPITVTTLCTGEKAHMEDIILHQTGIFSLHSQCKAYTESYVLESTNRTGQNISFYVPTIRITEEDCCIRLPNISKEHTELLQTVHLTNVDLNDFKYASKKLSEFDEALTKQINEPSIATHHKWYTTVLLAIGSIICLIILFNCCRWCGCFYLLRRFCCFTRNPTNGQLVSPTIKNFVNCNFDSNFQSDYHREAPEQICYHHHVGPDPPITTTTSSTHTEDEVILMSSNPSRRLSVKPRRSTTPL; encoded by the coding sequence ATGAATCTGATAATCTTGTTCCTCCTTCTAATCTCTAATTACTCCCATGCTAACACTTATTATAATGTCCAACAACTTCAAAATTCTAGCGGAATTTTCTATGATAAACTCGGTTTAGCACGGTTATCGAATTCAAAACTAACCCTTCTAactcatttaaatattacGCATCTACAAAATGCTCATTCCGTAGCACATAATAATTATGATCGCATCGTTCGAATTTGTAACACTAAAACTATTCAATTCCCAAATATAACTTTTGACCATTGCAGTCAACCCCTTAAGAACATTCAAAAAGAAATAGAAGAAATCGATCGGAAAAGTGAAATCCTCGATCAATTAGTTAATTATAAACCTGGACGATTCTCTCGTGGATTAATAGATGGAGGTTCCTACGCATTAAATTGGCTATTTGGCGTTCCCGACGCTGACGACGCTCAATACTACATTGATAGTATTAATTCTCTcgtaaacaataataaacaaaCCCAAACTCTTTTTAAAActcaaattcaaataattactAGTACAATAAAAAACTTCAATAATTCTCTAACTTCTCTCAGAGAACAAGAACAAATAATGAACactaatattcaaaaaattaatcaatatttcaCGAACAATAATAAACGAATAAATTACCTCGAGCTGATGATTATCATATCATCGCACATCTCCGCATTATCATCCCTAGTCGCTCACTTACTAAGTAAATATACAGAATATATTGACGCTCTCAATTTAGGCAAACACAATATTTTATCTCCAACAATTGTTACCCCTAGGAATCTAGTGCATGAAATGAAACGTTACAAAGGAGAATATGacttattattaaatttagatCACGATGATATTACAACCCTTTATAACCTTGCTAAAgttcaaattattttcgatAAGGACATGATTATTTTCGCTATTCATTTCCCCTtagttcagaaaaatatttacgatttttaCCACCTGATTCCTCTACCTATTCAACATCAGAATAGTTCCTacttttcattcattaatccTAAAAACAAATATCTCCTTATGGCCCAATCCATGACCCAATATTCCTACGTACAAGATCTCTCAGACTGCATCGAATATCTTCATGAGAGGTATGTTTGTATTCGAATACATGCTACCCAAACAACGGAAAGAACGAGCTGTGAAGTCCAGCTATTATCACCTCACATAACCCAGCTCCCCAGAGACTGCGATACTTCTACTATCAAAGCCGTGATCGAGACCTGGAAATACGTGAGAAACAATCAATGGATCTACGTTCTTCAAAGACCAATTACCGTAACCACTCTTTGCACTGGAGAAAAAGCTCACATGGAAGACATAATCCTCCACCAAACTGGAATCTTTTCACTTCACTCACAATGTAAAGCATACACCGAATCATATGTGTTAGAATCGACTAATCGTACCGGCCAAAATATATCCTTCTACGTTCCAACTATCCGCATCACAGAAGAAGACTGCTGCATCCGTCTACCAAATATATCCAAGGAACACACGGAACTTCTCCAAACTGTTCATCTCACCAATGTGGACCTCAACGATTTCAAGTATGCCTCTAAGAAGCTGTCAGAATTCGACGAAGCCCTGACGAAGCAAATTAATGAGCCATCTATCGCCACGCACCATAAATGGTACACTACTGTTCTACTTGCAATCGGAAGTATTATTTGCCtaataatattattcaacTGTTGCCGCTGGTGTGGATGTTTCTACTTATTACGACGTTTCTGCTGTTTCACACGGAATCCTACTAATGGACAATTGGTCTCTCCAACCATCAAAAATTTCGTAAACTGCAACTTCGATTCCAATTTCCAATCGGATTATCATCGAGAAGCCCCAGAACAAATCTGCTATCACCACCACGTTGGTCCTGATCCACCCATTACCACGACGACGTCATCGACTCACACCGAAGATGAAGTCATCTTGATGTCATCAAACCCTTCAAGACGACTCAGCGTTAAACCACGCAGGAGTACCACTCCActttaa